The genomic region ACCCCATCTCTGCCGGAGAGTTTCAGCCCCGGGGAGGGCTCACGGGGCCACGCTCTGCACCCACAGCCGTTGGATGGGGCTCCCCCAAACCTCCAGCACATCGGTTTGGGATCAGGCTGGCCATTCCTGGGTTCCCAGGGGGAGCACGGTCGGGTTGAATCCATCTCTCCCGGTACCCCAATGTTGGGGAGCGCCTGCGATCCAGCGCTCCCGGGCTTCACCCAACAGCTCAGGGGTGAACGGCAGCACGCAGCTCCGAGGCTGGGGTCCCCAGAGAGCCGGCAGACCCTTTGTCACTCAAAGGGATGATGCTCTTAAGCCTGTGCTTGTTTTGAAGCGGTGGGGTTCGATGGAGATGGGGTTCCCCTCGAGCTGCTGGCTCTAAGGCTATTGAGCTGGTCCCGGAGATTCGCTGCTCTGGAGGAGCTGTCACGGAAGGGCTGCGGGGCTCATCCCGGTCCAGGGAAAGGCATCTCTGTATTTAGATAATTGGAGGTGAAGAGCACGGATCTGCTCCATGGGGTCACGCTCTCAAGCGCCCACGGTCCCaaggcacccatgggtgcaccCTGCCCAGCCGGTGGCCCCCGTCCTGTCCCCTTGCCCTGCCGCAGCCTGTTGCAGGGGCGTTTTGGGTGTTTTAAGACAGTCCTTCGCGCACAGCAGCAGAGCGAAGAGCTTCATACGGCCGAGTTTTGAACTCGCCCACCGCAACTTCAGCAATAGCCAGCAGGACCCCTGGCAATGCTGGAACGTACTGGAAGATGGGGGGTCAGCACTGCTGGGATGTGGGGGTTTAAGGGCTGGTTTCagtggcagcagtgctgctcctgAACCCCGCTGTacccatccctccatccccaagACTTTTCAAGCCACAGCTCTGCCTTTTAAACccaaagaacaacaaaagctttaatttaattGTGGTTTCTCCAGCTCTGCCGCCTTGTTGCAGGCAGGAGACgctgggcagggggaaggcaAGCAAGAGCATCCTCTACCCTTGCACCAGATGCTTAATTAGCCAGGGCAAtgccctttctcctctctgggCTGGTTTTATTGCAGATAAACTGTAGAGTTCAGGTCCTGAACTCATGGCAGGGAGGACGGGCTGGCTCTGTGCTAAAACCTGGGAGAAAACGGAGCTGCCGGCAGCAGCTCGGCCATCAGCATCCCCCCAGAGCGCGGTTTTGGGGGGGAGAAGCCACGTGCCAGGGGAGGCTGGTGAGTCCTCAAACATCCTTCCCTGGGTGGAGGGGCCACCCCTTCCTTCAGACGATGCCGCAGGGATGTGGGGGTGTCAGGGCAGGTTTGCTCTGCCGGTCACTTGTGTGGGCTCAGGCCCCTATAGAAGCAGGTGCATACGTCTGGCATCCCCTATAGAGGGCTAAGCCAGGGCTGCTCAACCCTGGGGGACAGGCAGGATACAGGCAGgaccctttccttcttttctaaaTAGTTTATTTAGTTGTGGCTCAGAGCAGTCAGGGGTAGCCAGGACTGTGGCTGCTCCCAAGCATCCCCCTTCTGCGCTGCATCTCCTTCCGGGAGCTAATTATTCTCCGCGTTAAAAATGTAGTCTAGATTTATGTACCTTCCCCTTCCAGCCAACGATCTCATGGATGCCCTTTTGCAATAATTAAAGAGCTGTCTGGGATCAGACTGAATGGCCCAAAGGAATAAGGACGTGCCAGGAAACCTGCTCTGCTGGCCACGGTGGCATCGGAGAAAGGGCGAGATCTTTCCTACGCATCCGAGGAGGGGACAGGTCCCTTCCCAGGGGACCAGAGGTGGCTGTGGTCCCCCTGTTCCCCAAGGACAGACAGGACTGGTCACTGTATTGCAGCACTCCATCTCTGcgctttttttaatgcattttctctctccttctcgAAGGCGTAGACAACTTGAACTAAAATATTTAAGGCAAGGAGCTTATCTTTCTAATTACCAAGCGTTTCTTGTCCTGGCCTTTTGATTCTCCAGACACCTGAGGGCTGCCATGTGGAAAGCAGACAAGGAAAGGCTGCTCATGAGATGTAAGAGCTCAACAGACTAAAGGATGAATGTCAGCTTGTTGAACAGATCCTCTTACTGGAAAAGAAGGCAAGAGCCACAGGGACCACAGCCCTGGGACCGACTCGACCAGTTCGGAAAGCCTAGGGAGGCTGGAGCCAGGCTGCCCCccactcctcctgccctggccaAAGCTGAATTTCTCCAAATCCAGCTTTCCGGATGATTCCCATCACAAGGGACCCAGCACCACCTGACTCTCATGTTTCGATCCCCACCGAATTCAGCCTCCCTCGCTTGGCGCCGTCAAGGGAAAATGCCACGGCCCGAGCGCGGTTACTCATCGGCAGCCTGCCCTTTCCCACCGCCGCGCTGCCTGCGCTCTGCCAGCTCCGTATCGAGTGAATTCCTCTCCCCTGATTACACCCTCCAAACACCCATGAAAATCAATGCCGGCTCCGCTCCCGCGGGACAGGAAAGCTGTGCCCTGCCGGCTGCACCGTCCCCAAGCCGCCGGAGCCACCGCAGCCAGGAGAGAGCTGCCGAGCAGGCAGAGATGCTTCGGAGGGCAGCTGCGTATTAATATACATGACTCTTAAATACTTAATCAAAGTGGTAATTCACACTTCTTTTTAAGCTGGAGCTTCTTGCAAACCCTCTGTGGGTGGACTCCAGAGCATCCTTGCCTCAGCCCTGTGAATAACCAGGGATTTTATATCTTATTCATCAGATTTCCCAGGGTCCCCACATTTCAGGGCAAGGAACGGGGCGTTTTGACGCAAGCAAGAGGGTGCATTTTTGGGAGCCAGCCCCAAAGCTCTCTGCTCATGGCAGGAGACGAGAGCCCGGCCAGAGAGCCGAGCATGGTCCTCgcagccttcccttctccccacgTAGCCGTAGCCTTCGGGCGGGCTTTTTCTGACGcttgtcttttaaatatttatagggTTTTGCTTGCTATCATTCAGTTACGCGACTTATCTGAATCTGGTTCAGCTCAGAGAAATGTGTGTCATTAACGTCTTAAACACCCGATGATCGCAAGCAGTACTCAGGAAAAATGGACTTGTCatctggaaaaatacaaagtaatcTACTCTCGCTTTCTGGCTAAATGAATGGGAAAATGAGGATTAAAAAGACTCAGTAGAAGGGACACTAAAGCTACTGATCTTCCCCGTTTACATTCTATCCACTGGTCCAGCGGCAGCAGTCCTGGGGCTCTGCTTTTACTGCTGTACCCTGCAGAAAGAGCCCTCCATCGTGCCCTGCTCTCCCCGTCATGGCAGCGACAGCTCTCAAGTTTTCCATCCCTCCAGCATCACATTCAGAGAgataaaactaaatttaaaaccCGATCCGAGGCTGGCGAGAGGCACGGCGCTTGCCCTGCCATCCTCAGCCGTGCCCCATAAGTCACACAGCCtcagcccggggggggggacgacgactTCGCCTCAGCTGCCGCCCCCGGCCAGCAGATCTCGCCTGCCCTGGCCCATCTGGCTGCACCCAAGGCGATGGAAACTGTTAACCACAGTTTGGAGCGGAGCTGTGAACACACATCCAGGAGCTTCCCAgcagcctgctgcccccccctcCAGGTGCCACCCCCAGCGCTGCCGGCATCCACCTCCCTCCTCCGTGGCtggaaatcttatttttcaccCTAAATTTGGTCAAGCTTAAACCAGTCCATCAGGAAGGGGAGTAAAAGCGTCCGGCTTGTCCTGCTGCAGGGGCAGGGGACAGAGCATGGGCCCAGCGTCCCCCACCCTGTGGCCTTGAAGCAAAATTACAGCACATCACCCGAGCCGGGGAGCAGCTTTTCCAGGAGCTTCCCAACGCTACAGGCAAGGCCGATGGTCTTCTCCCACGCATGTCCTTGCGTCTTCTTGCGTGCTCTGCCTGCTGTTAATCACTCCACTTTGCTTTCAGTGCTTTTACCGTCATTTCTCCGACTCCCTGACAATAAAGAGCTCTGTACTGAGAATATACGCCTCCTGCTAACCCCTCTCAGTGACTAGCATTTCCCAAGGCCTCTGCGATGTGCTTTCTGCAGCCCTTCGGTCCCCTCGATAGCTCTCTCGTCCTCCACTATTTCtctaaaaacataaaaaataatccGCGTGCACAGAAGGCGATTTCCTCAGGCGACACCAACTCAAACACGGGAGTGGAACGCTCATGAGCCAGAGGGACTCATGAGCCTCTCCGGTAAGGTGAACTTCACCCATAGCCTTTATTAGATGAGCAGCTCTCAAACAGAAACCACACTTCTATCAAATCAGCATCAAAACACACCAGTGTTAGTGGGCCCTGAACAAACtcaagggcagggaggggtgaGGTGGTACGACTGCATGCCTCACCTTTGCCTTCAGCAGAACTGGCCACAAAATGAGCCATTTTCCTCAGAAAGTCCTCAAAAAGCCTTCCTGAACCATGAAACCGCACTGCCAGAGCCGGGTGTTCCTCTGCCACAGCCACGCACAGCCCCGGCTCCTGGCTAGCACGGGGACATCTAGTTCTGGCACAGGCTGAAGGTGaccaacaaagcaaaaaagggggggaaaaaaaggggtttttaaTAATTACAAGGAACAAGAACAAAGGGTTCACCTCCTTCTTAGCACAATCATCTACTGCTGTactgctgcagcatcccagccACTCAGGGAGGCTTccagcaaaaccagagaaaagagGTTATTTCCAacattaaaatcaaacaaaaagcaattctGAGTCCTTCCAGGTCACCTCCCTGCAGCCGCGGAGCGCAGGGCAAGGCGCCCTGCCCTCGTGCTCCCCTCCCGACGCGTGCTGCACGGCAGGACGCCAGCATCCTCCAGCGCTGGCAGGCTCCCAGCAGGAATACGTGGGATTTTGACAGTTTGattactttattcttttttttttttttttttttaattaatggcTCTGTGTAAACCTCAGTTAAATGTCAAGCGCGTTCTGCTGCCACACTGAGGGAACCGTTTCTCCACAGCCAAACTACACCACGCGCAAACTGCTGGTTTTAAAGCCCAGCAGATGACAACGCCTCCCAGGTCCccaggcagggtgggcagcgCCAGGGGGCCGGACCCTCCTCGCGCTCAGCCGAAGCCAAACATCCTTCTTGCACACAGTCCCGGGGGATCAGCAGAGCTGTAATAAAAAGGCACGAGCCCTCCCCGTGCGTCTGTCCAGCGCTGCTGGCACCTCCGGTCATTGCCGGGTTTATAGGTTCCTAGCAAAATCCCTTTGAGAGACCTCAAGGAGGGTTCGAGCGAGGCCTGGGGACAGTGCTGCCTTGCAGCCCTCTGCACAGTTTGGGTCTGCTCTGCTCCTTCACCGCAGCCAACGCCGGCTGCATCCGGGGCTCAGTAAATCTTCTGTCGGCTGGGCAGGATGGCCTCCTTGATGAAAGAGAAGATGAGGAGGATACCGGAGCGTTTGCCCCTCTTCCCCTTGGTGAAGTAGTTGGAGACCACGTCGTCTgcggagaggagggaagaacaATCAAACACAAACCTGCTGACAGCCATGGGAGCCCCGGGATGGGTCATCTGATTTCAGGGCAACGCATGAGCTGCCTTCAAAGCATGAAAGTTTCTGGTTTGCTCACATCTAGCCTACCTGGGCGTTCCCATAAGCCACTGACAGGGAGCCCAAATCCTGAGCTCCCTTTCTTGAGCTGTAGGGAGGGTCCAGGGAAAGCAACAGGGCCCCAGGACTGGAGAGAAGCTGGATGTAGACAGCCCTCCCTCCACTCTGCTCGCTCACCCCTCACCCTGCAGAAGCCCCCCTTTTCCTGCCCTGGTTTTTGGAAGGGTTTACCCGACCAGCTGCTCCCCTTCGCCACTCTGTGCAGAGGAAATGGGGGGTGTTGAACACAGCCCCTGTCAAAAACCAGCGGGCATCTGCCCAGGCCTCGGGAGCGCTCACCTCCAGGCTGCACCGTGGAAGGCAGGACGTTCTCTCCAGCTGACAAGGAGAcgaaaaaagcaaaaggaattaaCCACAGGCAGAACGTGAAGTAGGCGAGAACCTGCGGGCAGAGCAAGAGAGGAGGTGAGAGCCAAGTTGCAACACACTCGGCAGCCATTCACACGCTGACTTCTGTTCAGGCTGACACCCACGAGTGCTGCCTCGGCTGCAGCTGTACCTCCCTACGATACACCCCAAGTTTCTACCTGAACCCCTCGAAAGAAAGGGCACTGAAGGGGGAGAACCGCAACTCAACCTCTCCCAAGTCTCTCGGGTGCTGAGATAGCATCGCCTTGCGAAGCTGATAAGGGGCTAAAATTCACCCAGCAACTTCCACACGGAAGGACAGGGTGCGCAGAAAAagcccctgctcctctcctAGGCACCTGAAAACCTTTACTTCTCCCCGAAACcggaattttaaaaagcacaattaAAACGAGCAGGAAATTGGCTGTGCTGTTATGACTAATTAAATCCTCTTCACACCCTCCAGGGACTAAAAGGAAGAGTCAAGACCTGGGCTCGCTCCTCCTGCCCCGGGGTGGGACGCTGGTGTAGCATGAGGAGTTGGCGCTTGGGGGAGCAGCCACTGCGGTTTGGGGAGAGGTGCCACACCAGCCTCCTTGTGCGCACCGATGCTGGAGAAGCGTTAAAACTTCATAAAaaggttgttggttttttattttggtggaggtttttttgtttgctcttaAAATTTGCGCTAAGTGGCAGCTACTGTTGGGCCTGAACAAGCCCCTTTGTGAATTTGGGCCTTCATCTTGGGCAGGTGCGAGGATGGTCATACAGAAGAATTAGCATGtcagacataaaaataatgagaaacaaatatTCCAAAAGGGAAGTGATTCGTGGTtagcttataaaaaaaattaaaaatgtttttgtctaCTTTTCCtagttttcagcattttaggaaaaaaaaaaaaaatctgtgctaagattcagtattttttctgctcttcagctggCTGAGAAAGCCCCAAGCCCACACCCgagaaaagaaactgcagcTTCCCTGGTACTTCTGAGGGAACAAGCACAGGAACCCCCAGGGAAGGTCTGTGAAAAATATTCTCAGTGTGTCTTACTGCTGActgaaaaaatggcattttcctctccccccccccctcccactAGCAGCTCCATGCTGGCTGGAAGAACACGGACCGACTCCTTCCCAAAGGTCTCTCACCTCAGAGAACAGGTAATACTCTTCGGCGAAGTACTGGAACGCTAAGTAGTGATTGAATATAACCAACACTGCCAAAGAAAAACATAGCAAAGTCAGTCTCCAGCCTGGAAGAAATACCATCAGCGTATTCCAAGGGGCCCCGAAAGAGGACATCCGCCTCTGCTGCCACAGCCCCTGCAAGGAGCGGTTCCTCCCTGCCGCGCAGCCCCTTCCCCGCAGCCCCTGTACACCTGGAATCTTGCCgttgctaaaatattttctcgCATCTAGTGAGAAATGGTGTGAGCAGCCAGAGTCCCCCGGGTCCCAGCTCCAGTTTGTTACTCTGTGCAGCCCCGGTTGAGTCCCTCGTCCCTCCGGTGCTTTATGCTCCGTCTCCCCGAGGGCACCCTGGAAAGCCCAGCCTGACACTTGCTAATGCTGCACAGCGCTGAGACAAGAAGCGAAAAACCCCACGTCCCCAACAGCTGCTGCAAAGAGAAGCTCTTCTGCCATCTGTAAACCAAGTcaagctgaaatgcagccagGACAGTAGGGCTAACACTGTCCCCAGCAGTGAAAAACACCACTTAGCTCTTAAGAGGCAGGAATTAGAGCTTCTTTCGCCTTTTATTTGAGATGCCAAgacagcagccccagcccaggagCACCAGGTCAGTAGAGCCCCGGTGGGAGACAGCCCCGACACGAAATGCTGTGTCCCATGCTGCTTTATCGTTCTCTCCAGCCTAAGGACGTCACCGAAGATCCAGATGAGAGTCTGGGTCTGCCAGAAAACGCAGCTCCTGATCTATGTGCCATGGGAAAGCTACACTCATTTTCAAGTAGCAGATAAAATCCTGCCTTCGTGAATGCTTTGAGGAGCAAAGGTATTTTAGTCGTACACAGACAGCACCCTGAAATATGCATAAGGACTCCAGAAAGTCATGCTGGAAGAAATTTTGCCCATTCGCTACTTAAGGTGTCACTACAAATCACTCAGAGCAAAGATTAAAAGTCAGATCTGTGCACAGGACCCTACAACACACAGGAGACTTGGCAACTCGTGGCGGGAGGAAACCATTTGACCTACTCAGAGCAGCCAAAAACCAGTGTAATTGGCAGAGCTACTGGCCCACCACCCCAGAGCCGGTGGCAGAGCTACTCCCCAGTTCAACCTACGATGGGAATCTGGCCGTTCATCAGCCAAGCGCGGCAGACAAACGCCTAAGCTGCCTGCTTCAGCCAAAATATTGGTGCTGCTAATTTAAGCCCCTGCCCAACCCCACAACACAATCCCACACCCGTGCCAGCCGCtcagaagggagaagagaccgTCTTGCCCATCTCGCACCACGACTTGCCTGGGCTGAGGACCAGGACACCCGCAGTCCATGGCAGCTGCAGACACAAGCTTGACAAATACTACAGGAATGGTGCAAAcgtgaaaaataaaaatccctgaTTCAGGCTCGGCAATGCAATTTTCTAACACGACTTTCTCCAGTAACCCTGATGAATTTCCACATTAATTGTGGACATTTGtcccaaagcttttctttctctaaacaTCAGCTCCTTATGATGGCACACACGCACTGCCTCACACAGCCCAGCCCAACATCAGGCTGTAATTATATACGCTGGGTTTTTTAGTTTCCTTCAAATCCCTCCTGCTCTTTACCAAGACCCAGCGAACGCCTGGAACAGGAGGTCTGCAGGGAGGATGCCGAGCTTTGGGACAGCTGGGATCTCATTTCCCCAGCACTGCCGCCGGAGTCTGGAGTGGAACTGACCAGAGGGTAAAGCAGAAGGTGTCCGGGAAAGCCCGGtgtccccagctctgcaccGGGGCACACAACCAAAGGCACTTCCCGCACCACCAGGGCCAGCCCACAATTATTGCAGCCACATTATAAAGTGCAATTAAAAAGTCCTGCATGAAGCTCAAAGTCCTTTTAAAAGCCACAGGGACTgcaacagcaaaacccaaacctttgcTGCCACCCAGAGCCCACCCGGTGGTCAGGGTGACGAGGCTTCCTCCGCCCCAGCGCCCGCTCCCACGGGAAGGTGACGGCTGCACTCACCGCAGGACAGTATGAAATTGGAGGACGTCAGGACGATGAAGGGGAAGGTCTGCAGCAAACCGAAATAGACCAGATTGGTGAAGAGCCCCACGCCCACCATGAAACCAGGAAAGTGTTCGAAGAGGTAGAGGCCGACCAGCACGGC from Aquila chrysaetos chrysaetos chromosome 1, bAquChr1.4, whole genome shotgun sequence harbors:
- the TEX261 gene encoding protein TEX261, with the translated sequence MWFIYALSWLSLLIQVAFVTLAIAAGLYYLAELIEEYTVVTRRIIKYMIWFSSAVLVGLYLFEHFPGFMVGVGLFTNLVYFGLLQTFPFIVLTSSNFILSCVLVIFNHYLAFQYFAEEYYLFSEVLAYFTFCLWLIPFAFFVSLSAGENVLPSTVQPGDDVVSNYFTKGKRGKRSGILLIFSFIKEAILPSRQKIY